Within Sorghum bicolor cultivar BTx623 chromosome 2, Sorghum_bicolor_NCBIv3, whole genome shotgun sequence, the genomic segment TCAAGAGCATAACGATCATACTCTCCTAAGTCTGAGATGGTCTTCTTCACTGGACCATACAGATCACCATCCAGAAGAAATTCGGCTATACCAGATGCCCTGCAATGAACAGCAGAGTGTAATCAAATGGCAGTCAATTGAGCACACGAAAAACATCCCTTAGTGCCTGTCATTTCATTCTACTTCACTCTTTAAAGTGGAATATTACAGTAGACTTGGAGCTACACAAAATTCATGCACCTTGTTGAGCAAGTTAATAGCAATGAAATTTCCCCTCAACTGAAACTTTTTAGATGAACAAAAATCATGGCTGATCATTTTGAGAATTACCATGGTCAACTTAATGAGTCTATATACAGGTTATTTTGGTTAATTTACAATGTCCAAGTGCAACCAATGTTCATTAATACATCGGTCGCAATACAGAGCTAGTAATTTATTATTGACTACTAACATGAAATTTAACCATATTTAGCAATTAGTAGTTCAATCTGCATAATGAACCTTGCTAACCTACAGTACATGAGGGGAAAAAAAAGGTATCAGTAGTGCTTCAGAAATGAAACTAAACAGTAAACACAAATAAATAGAGCACACACACAGTTGACTTTCCAACCAACCACTAACTAAATCCTTCCTTCACCAAAAGGAAAAGGTGTGAAATAAATATATGTACGCAAGGTTCCTACAATGCTGAAATTAAAGTCCCGGCTGATGTCGTCCCCTTGCTTCTTTTGACAAGCAATAAATCTGCCAGAAAATCAATTAAATAGCTAGCGCAGCAAGACAATGAGGTGTATATGCACATACCTTGGGGCATGTATCTGGCTAAATCCCTGCTTGTTATGAACAATAGTGGCCTTATGCATTTGTTCCTCTTCGGTTTGCTTCCGATAGAGGGCGCAAACAGCCTTCAGGCAGAGCTCGGGATGTTCATCGAATGCTGCTAGCATATCTCCCTCAAATTTCCAGTCTTTATCTTTGTTTTTACGGCCTATGCAAGCTATAACATCTGCATAGTCTACCACACTGTCAGACTCTTCTGATCCTGTAGAGGATTCTTCAATCAGAACAGATGTACCAGACACTTGCGGTTCGTCGCAGGATTCTTCAGCAGATTCAAAAGCATTTTCTGAAGAATCCTCATCATTTATGAAATCCTCCATATCATCATCCTCTTCTATATCATCTTCACTCCCTTCACATTCCTTGGGTTCAACAAAGTTGAGAACCCGGCGTGTAGCTCGTCCCCCTTTAGACTGATTTTTAACCAACCGAGCCGAGCGTCTTGTTGGGGGAGTAGAACACCCTTTTACTTCACCTAATTCatcgtcctcgtcgtcatcatgGTTGGCCATCTCTTTCCTCATCTTCTTCAGCACCTGACAAATGGGAATCATATCATCCTCATCCTCCCCACTCTCAATCTGCGCCGGTGAAGCAGCCTTCGAAGTAACCACATCAACACCCTCAGTGGCATCCTCATCGTCACTGTCACAGATTCCGCAAAATCGACGCTTCTTGCTGGGCTTACCACCTTCCCCCGGATCATCAACACCATGCTTACCGTCATTTGCATCCTCATCCTCGCTATCACTGGTGACCAGCCGCGCCGCCGCACGCTTCCTACCCCGTGGCGACACCAAGACATCGTCGTCCTCCAAACCCACACCCACACTGTTTCCCCTGCTGCTTCCACCGCCTCCCTCTGCGACGTCTTCATCCTCGCTCTCTCCGGCCACCGCCCGCACCGCGCGCTTCCGAGGAGTCGGGTCGGCAACGACGCCCTCCTCCTCCGGGCTTCTCCCCTTGCTGCTGGCATCAACAGTAACCCTAACcccctcttcttcgtcgtcactGACCTCAATTACATCGCACGCCACACTCCCGCCCGGCTTCTCGGCTGACTCGCGCTTGCTCCCGCGTAGAAGAAACCCCGCCAACCGGCCAGATTTCGGATCCTCGTCGCCTGCAGCAAGACACGCCAGCGCCTTTCTCCATCGCGCGTTCTCGGCTTCGAGGAACGAGACCCTGGCCTCCAGTTCCGCGACGCGAGAGGACTTGGCGGCGAGCTCGGCATCGAGGGCCCGGAACTTCGCTGCGACCCCCGCGGCGTCCATCGCCGGCGGCGCAGAACCGTTGGGGTTTGGGGGGGAGCGAAACGGACGGTGTCGGCTGAACGCTCTCGAGTCTCGATAGCGACAAAGTTTTTCTCGCCTTTGGGGTTAACAAGAAGGGCAGCGAGTTGGGCCTGGAGGAACAGGCCCGTCTTTTTGCTGGGCTGGACGAACGCCTCCACCATGATCCATTGTGGGTTCGCGGCTGCACAATATATGGATCAAGTTGTTTTATTTGGTTTTGGATTGGAGATAGGTTTGGAGTTCTTGATAGAATTTCATACAAAACCTGACCATGTACCTATATATTTTAGTTGTCCAGATCATGTACGTGTCTTTATATTCGATAGAAATTCCATTTGTTAATGTATTTGATTTGAGTTGTACAGACCATGTATGTATCAATACAGATGGAGGGCACCCACCTGGTTTGGATATATATGAGAAACGTAGGACACGATCTAATACGTATTGTAATCGGACTCTTCTATATTGATCATTGCTAGACGCGATATATTAATCTCCTATGAGCATGGGTCATATAAGTCTTGGTAGAAGAAACTCTGCATTATGTCCGGTTTAGTTAGGGGACCATGGACAAAAAGAATAGCCTGAAATTTTgcctagatatagatatagaatgCCCAGCTCACAATGGTATTATGAAACTCTCCCGACAGTAATGCTGTTCTCAATCTGACGGATCGCCAATATCCATGTCTCTTGGAGTCTTGGGCCATTTTTCCATGCCTCCATCATGGTCATGGGTAGTTCTTCGTTTGCGAGTGTGAAGTTGCAGCACCCCAAACATTCGATCACAATGCGATGGCACCTGACAGGAAAATGTTTCATGCGCGTGCATGACGCGCTCAGATAGGCATAACGCAACAGGATCTCGATATAAGAGACCTCAGCAAGAAGTGCCATCATACGGACATGTAGCTATCTATGTATACTGTTATTACCAAACATGTGCAAGAGAAACAAACATGTGCCAACATACAGCAACAAGAGGTTGCATGTGCAGGTGCCTTCAGTTAActgcttgaagtagagagaagtGATCTGGGGGTCGATGTTTAGTGTGGCGGGGGATTTAGGTTGATAGGAGAAGATGGAACCAGTTACTATGAAAAAGGCGAGCTGAGTGCTTATCATATTAGGTATTTCTTCTAGACATTACCCTCCCAAAGGCACTCAACAGAGGGACTACCGTCACTGCGATTCTTTGTTGATGGCGCATGCAGTAAGAGGTCCCGGAGATGAGCTGGTGGATGGAGGCCCATGGCTGAGGCTCGCTCCCAGCGCTGAAGCCGAGTAACACCAATGCATGGGCCAAATTTCATGTCCATGTCAAACTGACGCAGCTGCtcttcttgatcaccaaaatcaTCTGCAGAAATATTACCACGAGCAACAGGCTTAGGGTATCAAAATGGAAAAAGAGCTTGAGATAGCACTGATATATGAGTATAATTAAAAAAGAACTTCTACACTTCCCCACAAAGTGAGGAGCACAGAAATTACTCCTATCATCCTGTGACCCTCCTCAGCAAGTAGCAAGAGTACCTTTGAGATCCCAGGAGCCATGAGAAACTAGAGCTGATGTCTGAGCAGTATCTGGGGCGCCAACAGAGGCCCCACCAGTGTACTGCTGtgtcttcttcttcgaagatgctGCTGCCTTGGTCACACCTCCTTTCTTTTTCTGCCGGTAAAAATCTTTCACACCACC encodes:
- the LOC8054859 gene encoding nucleolin: MDAAGVAAKFRALDAELAAKSSRVAELEARVSFLEAENARWRKALACLAAGDEDPKSGRLAGFLLRGSKRESAEKPGGSVACDVIEVSDDEEEGVRVTVDASSKGRSPEEEGVVADPTPRKRAVRAVAGESEDEDVAEGGGGSSRGNSVGVGLEDDDVLVSPRGRKRAAARLVTSDSEDEDANDGKHGVDDPGEGGKPSKKRRFCGICDSDDEDATEGVDVVTSKAASPAQIESGEDEDDMIPICQVLKKMRKEMANHDDDEDDELGEVKGCSTPPTRRSARLVKNQSKGGRATRRVLNFVEPKECEGSEDDIEEDDDMEDFINDEDSSENAFESAEESCDEPQVSGTSVLIEESSTGSEESDSVVDYADVIACIGRKNKDKDWKFEGDMLAAFDEHPELCLKAVCALYRKQTEEEQMHKATIVHNKQGFSQIHAPRASGIAEFLLDGDLYGPVKKTISDLGEYDRYALEFCHMMASHYSKQLFAIYQNKEDPYFHP
- the LOC8054860 gene encoding DNA polymerase delta subunit 4; protein product: MSSGGVKDFYRQKKKGGVTKAAASSKKKTQQYTGGASVGAPDTAQTSALVSHGSWDLKDDFGDQEEQLRQFDMDMKFGPCIGVTRLQRWERASAMGLHPPAHLRDLLLHAPSTKNRSDGSPSVECLWEGNV